The DNA segment CCCCCTGAGGGAAGTTTTGAGAGAGGATCACCTCTTGATCCTTCATCATGACAAAGCTTTTTTCATCTGAGAGATTAAGTGTATCGGAAATAAATTCTTTCATATCGATAGTAATAAAGACGGACCCAAGAAAGGCTAAGCTTAAATCGTTGGACTTTCTCATTTCTCTTGTAGAAACAAGAATCCCTTGGTCTGATAAAGGCATCCACACATTAGCCCCTTTACCAGCTTTCATTTCTTCTTTCCAATCTTGATCCACTAAATGTCTAATGGGTTCATTCCCCACAACATAAAATTCAGCAAATGTATCCTCTATTTGTATGGATGTAATATATCGTTCTTGAGAGTAATACGCATTTAAGCGTTCCATTAAAAATACTTTTGTACGATAAACGTCGTAACCGATATATTCTGAATTAATTCCTTCCATGTAGTTTTGAATCACTGGGTCCGTTGCAATTTGAAAGGATATTTGTTCAACCTTACGAAGCTCTTCATCAAGTACAGTTGAAGAGATTTTTAGAGTATTGGCAGATTCGTTATACACTTCCTTTTCATACACTGCTGTAAATACTTGAAAACTTATCACACCCATCAAACAAAAAAAGACTAATTGTAAGATGGCGATCATGAAAATCTTTTGTTTAATACTTTGAAGTTGATTGAACCCCCAGTTAATCACGCCACCACCGCTTTCAAAAGTAAAATAAAGCGCTTACATAATTAATTAGTTTAACAGATTTTCACTTTTATGTGTTGAACTTTTGGAGGTTTTTGCCCTATTCAGCAAACTTAATTAAACGTATTCTACGAGTGCTTTATTATTTCTTTACGAATTGTGATAGTATAAGAAAAGCAAATGACCGAAAGATAAGGAGATTTTTATGTTTGATGTAATCGTAATAGGGGGCGGACCTTCTGGCTTGATGGCCTCAGTCGCTGCTGCAGAGCATGGAGCCCGCGTTCTCTTAATAGATAAAGGAAATAAACTAGGCCGTAAGTTAGCCATTTCGGGTGGTGGTCGCTGTAATGTCACAAACCGAATGGAACGTAAGCAGCTAATAGAGCATATTCCTGGTAACGGGAAATTTATGCATAGTCCTTTTGCTACCTTTGATAATGAGAATATCATTGAATTCTTTGAAGGGCTAGGAATCGAGTTAAAAGAGGAAGACCGGGGACGGATGTTTCCGATTAATGACAAGGCGCAAACTGTTGTTGATACGTTGTTGCGTCGGATTCGGAAACTAAATGTAACCATCTGGACAGACTCAGCAGTGAAAACCATTGATTATAAAGATGGTCATGTACATGCTGTAAAGTTATTGGATGGTCAGGTTCTTGAAACACGTTCGATCATCGTTGCAACTGGAGGCAAATCGGTGCCCCATACGGGATCAACAGGAGATGGGTATCCTTGGGCCCAAAAGGCTGGACATACGATTACTGAACTCTATCCAACCGAGGTACCAATCACATCACAAGATCCATTCATAAAGGGTAAAGTCCTTCAGGGTCTCTCTGTTCGTGAAATAGAGCTATCTGTCATTAATCCAAAAGGAAAAATAATTAAAACCCATGAAGGCGATATGATCTTTACTCACTTTGGTGTATCTGGTCCAGCAGCCTTGCGCTGTAGTCAATATGTGGTTAAAGCGTTAAAGAAATTTGACGTGCCATCGATTGAACTGCGTCTTGATTTGTTTCCTGCAAAATCCAGTGAAGACCTTTTTCAAGAACTGTGGAAGCTCGTGAAGGCAGAACCGAAAAAGCAATTAAAGAATGTTCTAAAAGGTGTTACACAGGAACGAATGCTATTGTATTTGTATGAGCTTCATTCCATTAACGCCGAAGCAACATGTGCGAACATCTCTCATGAAGTCTTGCGTCAGCTTGCAAATACGATGAAGCAGTTTTCTATCCAAGCAACCGGTACACTCTCCATCGAAAAAGCTTTTGTAACGGGCGGCGGGGTGTCCGTTAAGGAAATTGAACCAAAAACCATGCACTCTAAAAAAGCAGAAGGACTCTACTTCTGTGGAGAAGTGCTTGATATTCACGGCTACACAGGTGGGTACAACATTACCTGTGCCTTCTCAACAGGCTACACAGCAGGAAAATCAGCTGCAGAACGAGAGTAAAAACAACCTAAAGATAGAGGATAAGATCTGAAAGGGAGATACGATCCACTATTATATGAGTGAATATATCAAGATTCATTCATAATTAAAACTAATAGAAAAAGACAAATGATTTCTTCAAATCATTTGTCTTTCTTTTTTCTATCTAATTAGCGGAAGGAGAACCCGAGACTCCTACGGAACAGAACGCGGTGAAGACACTGTAGCGGATTCATTCCGCTATTCTACTTCCCCACTCCTATTTCCGATTAACGTCTTGGAATGTTACCCTACAACAATATTGACTAACTTCCCTGGTACAGCAATCACTTTTCGAACTTGTTTGTCAGCAATCGCCTGTTCAACGGTCTCATCTGCACGGGCAAGCTCTTCCATTTGCTCACGTGTTGCATCCGCTGGAATAACAAGCTTTGTTTTTAGCTTTCCATTCACTTGAACAACGATTTCGATTTCGTTCTCTACAAGCTTCGACTCATCAAATGTTGGCCATGCTTCATACGTAATCGTATCCGTGTGACCTAGCTTCGACCAAAGCTCCTCGGCTAAGTGAGGCGCAATTGGAGAAAGGATTTTCACAAACCCTTCCATTTGATCTTTAGGTAAGACCTCTTGTTTATAAGCCTCATTAATGTAGACCATCATTTGAGAGATTCCTACGTTAAAGCGAAGCTCCGTAAAGTCCTCTGTAACCTTTTTAATCGTTTGATGATACACACGTGTTAACGTTTCAGATCCTTCGGCTTCGCGAATCACTGGACTTAAGTCTCCAGATACTTCTTCAATGAACAATCTCCAGATCCGTTCAAGGAAACGACGTGAACCATCTAATCCGTTCGTTGACCAAGCAATGGTCCCATCAAGTGGCCCCATAAACATTTCATATAAACGTAATGTGTCCGCTCCATGTGATTTGATAACATCATCCGGATTCACAACATTTCCTTTTGACTTACTCATCTTCTCGTTGTTCTCTCCTAGAATCATCCCTTGGTTATATAAACGCTGAAATGGTTCTTTTGTAGGAACAGCACCGATATCATACAAGAATTTATGCCAGAAGCGCGCATACAATAAGTGAAGAACAGCGTGCTCTTGACCACCAATGTACATATCTACTGGTAACCATTCCTTTAAGATCTCAGGATCAGCTAGTGCTTCTGAGTTATCTGGATCAAGATAACGAAGGTAATACCAGCAGCTACCTGCCCATTGCGGCATCGTATTTGTTTCTCTACGGCCTTTCATGCCAGTATTCGGATCTGTTACTTCTAACCATTCTGTTGCATTCGCAAGTGGTGACTCACCCGCTCCAGACGGCTTAATCTCTTCCATTTCAGGTAGTACGAGTGGAAGCTGATCTTCAGGAACCGTTGTTGAGGTACCATCTTCCCAATGAATAATCGGAATGGGTTCTCCCCAGTAACGTTGACGGCTGAACAGCCAGTCGCGAAGACGATACGTGACCTTTTTAGTCCCTACTTCTTTTTCTTCTAGCCAAGCAATTGCTTTTTGAATCGCTTCTTCTTTTCCTAGTCCATCAAGGAAATCAGAGTTTACATGCTCCCCGTCTCCTGTATACGCTTCTGTATCGATGTTTCCACCGGCAACGACTTCACGAATTGGTAAAGAGAAGGCTGTGGCAAATTCAAAATCACGCTCATCATGAGCAGGTACAGCCATAATCGCACCCGTACCATAGCTTACTAACACATAATCAGCAATCCAGACAGGAATCTTTTCTCCATTGATTGGATTAATCGCATAGGCTCCTGTGAACGCGCCTGATTTCTCTTTAGAAAGCTCTGTACGCTCAAGATCACTTTTCGTTGCGACTTTCTTTTGATACGCTTCAATCTCGTCCTTTTGATCAGCTGTTGTGATCGTTGAAACAAGCTTATGCTCTGGTGCTAAGACCATATAGGTTGCACCGAATAACGTATCAGGACGTGTCGTAAACACAGAAATCACATCATCAAAGCCATCGATTGCAAAGTCAACCTCAGCCCCTTCAGAACGGCCAATCCAGTTACGCTGCATATCTTTTAAGTTTTCAGGCCAATCAAGATCATCTAAGTCTTCAAGTAAGCGGTCCGCATACTTTGTAATACGCAGTACCCACTGTCTCATTGGACGACGCTCTACAGGGTGTCCCCCGCGCTCACTGACTCCATCAACAATCTCTTCATTCGCTAGAACTGTTCCGAGTGCAGGGCACCAATTTACAGCCACTTCATCAACATAAGCTAGACCTTTTTCATACAATTTAATGAAGATCCACTGTGTCCATTTATAGTAATTAGGATCCGTTGTATCAACTTCACGATCCCAATCGTAGGAGAATCCAAGCTCCTTAATTTGTCTACGGAACGTGTTAATGTTTAGTTGAGTAAATGCTGCTGGAGCATTTCCTGTATCAATTGCATATTGCTCTGCTGGAAGTCCAAACGCATCCCAACCCATTGGATGCATCACTTCATAGCCCTGCATCCGTTTCATTCTTGATAAGATATCAGTTGCTGTCATCCCCTCTGGATGACCAACATGAAGCCCCGCACCTGATGGATAAGGGAACATATCTAACGCGTAATATTTTGGCTTATCACTCTTAGTGTTTGTTTTAAATGTTTTATTTTCTTCCCAGTGTGCTTGCCACTTTGGTTCGATCTTATTATGTGAAAAAGACATCGTACTTCCTCCTGTAATGGTTTATGGTCCAGTCCGTTGTAATCATGAGTCCGTTTGCATCAACACAAAAAACTCCCGTCCCTAATAACATGTTGCATTATCAGGGACGAGAGTTAGCATCTATGCTTATCCCGCGGTACCACCCAGATTAACAGAGACTTATCCTCTGTTCACTCTTTACACAAATAACGGTCGTGACCCGTTGAAGGCTACTCCAATTCACCCTCAAGACTCGGAGGCGAGTTCGATGGAACTGTTCAATTGGCTTGCACCTTCCGCCAACTCTCTGTATTCCCAGATATCATCTACTAGTCCTCGTTAACATCAACATCTCATATGAACTTATTAGTATTGTATGAAGTTGTACCCACTCTGTCAAGCGACCGCTCAGAATGTTTACAAATCGGGCGCCTGGCTCGTTTGTTCCATTTGCCTTTTCAGCGGTTTGTCATAGACGATAAGAAATGGAATCGCTACAATCAGCATACCTACTAACACGTAAAATAATACATAAATCGAATACACATCAACGATAAACCCTCCAAAAACAGGGCCTACCATTCGCCCAACCATGCCTACGCTATTCACGAGCCCTTGATAAAAGCCTTCTCTTCCTTTAGGTGCTAACCGACTTGCAACCGTTGGAACAGCTGGCCAAATAAACATTTCGCCGAACGTTAAGATGATCATCGCTACCATGAAGATCGCAAACTGTTCTGCTTGTGTTAAGACGAGGAAAGAAAGGATAAATAAAAGGGCACCAGCAATCATTTGCGCTTTGATTTTTTGAAGCCACTTACGAATAACTAAAGCAAGCAGAGGCTGAGCACAAACAATCATGAGCCCGTTCACTGTCCAAAACAAACTGTATGAACCGAGTGATATGCCAAGATTTCGCGTGTGTACAGAAATGTTTGCCTGCCATTGCGTAAACCCAATCCAACAAATGACAAACGCAATGCTAAGTAAAATAAGTGCATGTATCCGGTAATGTACACGAAACGGAATCTTTTCTCGTGTTTCTTTTACCTGTGCCTTTTCTCTGCGTGCTTCGAGACCTCTGAAGGCGAAAATAACAAAGATAAATAAAACCACGTGCATAACCGCATTTGCCCGAAACACATTCGTTAATTCATTTTGTGCAATGATCCCAATACACGCTGTTCCAATGGCCACTCCAACATTAAGAGAAACATAAATAGCGTTAAACGGACGACGACCGCCCTCTGGCCAAAGTAATCCTGCTAATGCATAAATAGTAGGGATCATCATTCCAGATCCAAACCCTATTCCCATTAATAAAAACATATAATAGTAGAAGCTATGTTGAAACGCCAGTAAACAAGCACTACCTGTAGCAATGCTTAGTGCGATGAGCAACGTGCGATAGGAACCAATCGCATCAAACAATCTCCCGCCAACTAGATTTCCACATGCCCCTGCTGCAGAGTTTAATAGTAAGATAAAACCAGCAACCGTCAGTGATTTTCCTAACTCCTCATGAATAATTATGGCATTTAAAGGCCACAAAAAAGAAGAACCCGTGATACTCATGGTCATCGTAATTAATAAAATCCAAATTGATCTTGGCAACCTACTCTACTCCCCTTACCGGTAACTCCCACTTCAATCGTAATCCTATGGCAAGTAGATAAGAAAAGCAATTCATTTTTCATTAAAATTGATTGCTACTTTTTTATTCATTGGCTCTTACGAATTTCACGTGATAAAATGGAGGATAAAAATAAGCATATTTTATATCAACTTGTTTTACAGGAAGGTAGATTTGATGAATTCAGCAACTGATTCGATTCCTAGTCACTTTATAGATAAACGATATTATACATGGAGTGCTCATCTCCGTGACCACTTTGGAACGAAAGTGTTTAAAGTTCCACTTGATGCAGGGTTTGACTGTCCGAACCGCGATGGACAGGTTGCTCATGGTGGATGTACATTTTGTAGTGTACGAGGATCTGGAGATTTTGCGGGGGACCGTAGTGATGACCTAGTCACCCAGTTCCACACAATTAAAGAGCGGATGCACAAGAAGTGGAAAACAGGTAAATATATTGGCTACTTTCAAGCCTACACAAATACATATGCACCTGTTGAAACGTTAAGAAATTACTACGAGGTTATTCTAAAACAAGAAGGTGTTGTCGGGCTCTCAATCGCAACGAGACCAGATTGCCTGCCTGATGATGTTGTAGAATATCTTGCCGAACTAAATCAACGTACGTACTTGTGGGTAGAGCTAGGGCTTCAGACCGTTCACGAGCGTACAGCAAATATTATTAACCGAGCTCATGATTACGAATGCTACAAAGAAGGCGTAGCAAAGCTTCGCAAACACGGCATTCGAGTCTGCTCACACATCATCAACGGATTACCTTTAGAAACACCTGAGATGATGCTTGAAACAGCAAAAGAAGTAGCTAAGCTAGATGTTCAAGGTATTAAAATCCACCTGCTCCATTTATTAAAGAAAACAGGCATGGTTAAGCAGTATGAAAAAGGGCTTGTTGATCTAATGGATATCGATGAGTATGTGAAGTTAGTGGCCGACCAACTAGAAGTGATTCCTGAAGATATGATTGTTCACCGATTAACTGGTGACGGTCCTCCCGAACTTCTAATCGGCCCAATGTGGAGTATGAACAAGTGGGATGTACTCAACAGTATTGAAAAAGAATTAAAGGATCGTGGAACCTGGCAAGGATCTCACTACCAGGCGGAGGCTTCTACTAAATGAAACTAAAAGGGATTCTCCCCTTCGCCAGAATTTTATTGGAACAAGCACTAGAACCTGGAGATACAGCTGTAGACGCAACAGCCGGTAATGGTCACGATAGCTGCTATTTAGCTGGACTTGTTGGGGAAACCGGTCAGGTGTATAGCTTTGATGTTCAAGAACAAGCCATTCAAGCAACTCGGGAACGACTAAGTAAGCAAGGCCTTCTCGAACGCGTTTATCTGCATCACACCGGCCATGAACAGGCTGTTGAACACATCGAGACCGAACATTTGTCATCCTTAAAAGCAGCCATTTTCAACTTAGGCTATCTTCCTGGTGGTGACAAACAAATTACCACCCTAGCCAACACAACGATCGAAGCTATCACTCGATTGTTTGAGGCTATGCAAGCTGGTGGAATCATTGTACTTGTAATTTATCATGGTCATCCTGAGGGTGCGATTGAAAAAGATCAGGTTTTGGAATTTGTGGAACAATTCCCACAAGACAAAGCACATGTTTTGCGGTATGGTTTTATTAATCAAAAAAATGCTCCACCCTTTATTATAGCAATAGAAAAACGCTAACTATATTGAAAGGCAGTGAAGAAACGTGTCCATTTTAGATAACATTCTTGAATTTAACAAGCAATTCGTCGAAGAAAAAGAGTATGAAAACTATCAAACTACGAAGTTCCCAAACAAAAAAATAGTGATCCTTACTTGTATGGATGCACGTCTCGCTGAGCTACTTCCTCGTTCCATGAACGTTGGACAGGGTGACGCAAAAATTATCCGTAATGCAGGAGCCGTTATTTCTCATCCATTTGGAAGTATTATGAGAAGTATTTTACTTGCAGTGTACGAGCTTCAAGCTGAAGAAGTAATGATTATTGGTCACCACATGTGCGGGATGGCCGGTCTTGAATCTGAAAGCTTCCTTAAAAAGGCAGAAGAACGCGGCGTTGATCTAAAAACAATCGACACGCTTGATTATGCAGGTGTTGATATTAAACAATTCTTAACTGGATTTGGCAATGTTGAAGAAAGTGTCAATCATAGCGTAGGAATCGTTGAAAATCACCCTCTTATGCCAAAAGAAGTACCTGTTCACGGACTTGTTATCCATCCTGAAACAGGAAAGCTTGAGTTGCTTAAACGTGGCGAAGCTAGATAAATGATGAACCCCCTCAACCTGTTGGTGAAGGGGGGTTTTTCATTTCTTATTCAATATGTTGGTCCTCCTTCTATCATTTCAATTATGCTCTCTAACGTTTCACTTCTCCTCCTATCGTTTCACTTCACTTCTTTTCGAAAAAAAAGCAGACATAACAATGTCTGCTCATTAAGGAAACATTAAATTCACAAAGCTCACAGCATGACGGAACACTTCGTCTCGCTCTGGCTCGTTAAAAATTTCGTGATAGAGTCCATCCCATTCTTTATAGCTTTTGTGGGTAAGAACCAGGTGGTTAAACCATTCTTGTGTTGCCTGTTTATCAACAAGAAAATCCTCTCCTGCCTGAAGTACAAGTAAGGGGATGTTCGGGAATTTTTCGGGATATCTTCTTGTGAGTCGCATCGTTTTTTCAAGTTCCTGGTACCACCTTGCTGACACCTTACTCACCTTTAAGGGGTCGGTTAAATACGCTTCAACAACCTCTTGATTTCGGGTTGCTCGATCAGAGCGGATCCCTGAATTTACACTAAAGGTTGGCGCCACATGCTGCAATACTTTTGAGGCAGCCTTTTTTACTTTTGGTAGTGGATGACTCAAGTCCAAGCACGGAGAGGAAAGAATCACACCATAGATTAGTGAGTTATCTCGTTCCATTACGGTGCGGATGGAGATTAATCCTCCCATACTATGCCCTAAAAGAAGGATTGGAAGTTTTTTTTCCCTTGCTGCATCAAGCCATTCCTCAACAGCATCTAAGTATTGCCCGAAGGACTGAATATGACCGCGTCGGCCTCTTGTCTTCCCTTGTCCAGGCAGATCACCCATAATGACATCAAAGCCATGCTCGTTCCACTTTTTCGCTAACCATTCATAACGTCCATGATGTTCACCTGCGCCATGAACCATCACAACGACACCTCTAGGCTCAGTTACTTCCCATTTCCACACAACCATCAGCTCCTTGCTACCACATAAGTCCTCGTTGATTTTTACCTTCGTATCGAATTAGGTTAAGATTAAGTATAGCGTTTTTTTAAAGAGACGGAAAGGATGAGCCTACATGATTTATTCATATCAGAACAAAAAACCTCGTATTTCTGAAAGTGCTTTTATAGCTGACTATGTCACCATTTCCGGTGATGTCGAGATAGGAGATGAATCGAGTGTTTGGTTTCAAACAGTCATTCGTGGTGATGTTTCACCCACACGCATTGGAAAGCGAGTGAATATCCAAGACCAATCCATGCTACACCAAAGTCCTGCTTATCCTCTGATTATTGAGGACGATGTCACAGTGGGACATCAAGCCATGCTTCATAGCTGTACGATTCGTGAAAAAGCACTAATTGGGATGGGCTCTATTATTTTGGATGGTGCGGAGATTGGAGAAGGAGCGTTTATTGGAGCTGGAAGTCTAGTTCCTCAAGGTAAACATATTCCTGCAAACACACTTGCGTATGGACGTCCTGCCAAAGTCGTTCGCGAGCTGACCGAAGAAGATCGTGCAGATATGGAGCGAATTCGCTCAGAGTACGTGGAAAAAGGCCAATATTATAAACGTCTTCAATCAGAGAATAACAAATGATTCTAGCTATGTGTATTCATAAAAAAAACAAGCCGCGTCCAATTAGATGCGGCTTGTTTTAGTCATTATCCTACTTTTACACTAGATTGTTCTTTAAGAATAGCAGCTTTGTCCGTTTCTTCCCATGGCAAGCTCACATCTGTACGACCAAAGTGACCGTATGCAGCTGTTTGCTTGTAGATTGGACGACGTAGATCGAGCATACGAATGATGCCAGCTGGACGTAGATCAAAGTTTTTGCGAACAAGAGACACAAGCTCTTCTTCGGATACTTTACCTGTTCCAAATGTATCTACAGAAATAGATACAGGCTGAGCCACACCAATTGCATACGCAAGCTGAACTTCTGACTTATCGGCAAGACCTGCTGCAACAATGTTTTTCGCTACATAACGAGCAGCATATGCACCAGAGCGGTCTACTTTTGTTGCATCTTTACCAGAGAATGCGCCTCCACCATGACGTGCATAGCCGCCATACGTATCAACGATAATCTTACGTCCTGTTAAACCAGCGTCCCCTTGTGGTCCGCCGATAACAAAACGTCCAGTTGGGTTAATGAAGTATTTTGTCTCTTCATCAATTAATTCAGCTGGTACCACATGTTTAATTACATGTGTTTTTAAATCATGCTGGATTTGCTCAAGTGTTGCTTCCGGTGCATGCTGAGTTGAAATAACAATCGTATCAACACGAGCAGGCTTCCCTTGCTCATCATACTCAACAGTTACTTGTGTTTTAGCATCTGGGCGAAGGTAATCAAGGATTTCTTCCTTACGTACTTCTGCCACACGACGTGCAAGCTTGTGGCTTAAAGAGATCGGTAGAGGCATTAATTCTTTGGTTTCATTTGTAGCATAACCAAACATAAGTCCTTGGTCTCCTGCTCCAATCGCTTCGATTTCCGCTTCAGTCATTTGTCCTTCACGGGCCTCTAATGCTTTGTCCACACCTTGTGCGATATCAGCTGACTGCTCATCAATGGAAACAAGGACTGCACATGTTTCTGCGTCAAATCCGTATTTAGCACGTGTATAGCCGATGCCTTTAATTGTGTCACGCACTACACGTGGAATATCCACATATGTACTCGTTGTAATTTCTCCAGCAACTAAAACCATTCCTGTTGTAACAGAAGTTTCGCACGCCACACGAGCATTCGGATCTTTCTTTAAGATTTCATCTAAAATCGCATCAGAAATTTGGTCACAAATTTTATCAGGATGTCCCTCTGTTACCGATTCTGACGTGAATAATCGTCTACTTCTAAGTTCTGTCATGTTAAACATCACCCTTCCAATTAAGTCTAAGCTTCTCTTATCAGCCTAATTACAGGTTGAGATTAAATATACACAATAAAAAACCCTTCTCCTCTATATTGAGGAAAAGGGTTGAAATGTTGTCCTTTAACCTCTTATCGTTCAAGGCAATTGCCTTGCAGGTTAGCACCTTTCTACTTTTTCTAAAGTAGTGGTTGCTGGGCTTCACTGGGCCTGTCCCTCCGCCGGCTCTCCGATAAGATCCGTTCGCCATGAAGTATATATCATTCCTCCTTGAAAGTCAATGTATTCAAGGGTCTCGCGTCTTACAGTTGTGCTTTACAAAGGATAAACACAAAAAGTATAGACTATTAATTTTAATGTGTTATACTAATTAAACATTATCCCGAATATACGCTAACTAATAGAGAGGAGTATCACATAATGAACATACTGAATACAGCTACTACACTTGAGGACCTCTTATCTCAATCTACAGTAAAACATGATCTTTCTGTTTCTCGTTTAGTAAGTAAAGCACTGCAAAATAAAGAGGGTATGCTCACTGAAAACGGTGCTCTTAGCGTCAAGACTGGTACATACACTGGTCGCTCCCCTAAAGACAAATTCATCGTTAGAGAAGATTCTGTTGAAACACATATTAACTGGGGGGCTGTTAATCAACCGATCTCTCAGAAAACGTTTAACGCTCTTTATGATAAAGTTCTAACTCACTTAAGTGAAAAAGAAGAGATCTTCGCAACTCATGGATTTGCTGGAGCAGATACTACGTACCGTCTGCCTATACAAATCGTTAATGAATTTGCATGGCATCAGCTTTTTGCTAAACAATTGTTTATCAGATCGGATGAAACTCCTGATAACTCTTGGCAGGAGCCTTTTACCATTATTTCAGCTCCTACATTCAAAGCAGACCCCGACACAGATGGAACGCGCACAGAAGCGTTTGTTATCATTTCTTTTGAGAAA comes from the Alkalihalobacillus sp. FSL W8-0930 genome and includes:
- a CDS encoding NAD(P)/FAD-dependent oxidoreductase, which translates into the protein MFDVIVIGGGPSGLMASVAAAEHGARVLLIDKGNKLGRKLAISGGGRCNVTNRMERKQLIEHIPGNGKFMHSPFATFDNENIIEFFEGLGIELKEEDRGRMFPINDKAQTVVDTLLRRIRKLNVTIWTDSAVKTIDYKDGHVHAVKLLDGQVLETRSIIVATGGKSVPHTGSTGDGYPWAQKAGHTITELYPTEVPITSQDPFIKGKVLQGLSVREIELSVINPKGKIIKTHEGDMIFTHFGVSGPAALRCSQYVVKALKKFDVPSIELRLDLFPAKSSEDLFQELWKLVKAEPKKQLKNVLKGVTQERMLLYLYELHSINAEATCANISHEVLRQLANTMKQFSIQATGTLSIEKAFVTGGGVSVKEIEPKTMHSKKAEGLYFCGEVLDIHGYTGGYNITCAFSTGYTAGKSAAERE
- the leuS gene encoding leucine--tRNA ligase: MSFSHNKIEPKWQAHWEENKTFKTNTKSDKPKYYALDMFPYPSGAGLHVGHPEGMTATDILSRMKRMQGYEVMHPMGWDAFGLPAEQYAIDTGNAPAAFTQLNINTFRRQIKELGFSYDWDREVDTTDPNYYKWTQWIFIKLYEKGLAYVDEVAVNWCPALGTVLANEEIVDGVSERGGHPVERRPMRQWVLRITKYADRLLEDLDDLDWPENLKDMQRNWIGRSEGAEVDFAIDGFDDVISVFTTRPDTLFGATYMVLAPEHKLVSTITTADQKDEIEAYQKKVATKSDLERTELSKEKSGAFTGAYAINPINGEKIPVWIADYVLVSYGTGAIMAVPAHDERDFEFATAFSLPIREVVAGGNIDTEAYTGDGEHVNSDFLDGLGKEEAIQKAIAWLEEKEVGTKKVTYRLRDWLFSRQRYWGEPIPIIHWEDGTSTTVPEDQLPLVLPEMEEIKPSGAGESPLANATEWLEVTDPNTGMKGRRETNTMPQWAGSCWYYLRYLDPDNSEALADPEILKEWLPVDMYIGGQEHAVLHLLYARFWHKFLYDIGAVPTKEPFQRLYNQGMILGENNEKMSKSKGNVVNPDDVIKSHGADTLRLYEMFMGPLDGTIAWSTNGLDGSRRFLERIWRLFIEEVSGDLSPVIREAEGSETLTRVYHQTIKKVTEDFTELRFNVGISQMMVYINEAYKQEVLPKDQMEGFVKILSPIAPHLAEELWSKLGHTDTITYEAWPTFDESKLVENEIEIVVQVNGKLKTKLVIPADATREQMEELARADETVEQAIADKQVRKVIAVPGKLVNIVVG
- a CDS encoding MFS transporter, which produces MPRSIWILLITMTMSITGSSFLWPLNAIIIHEELGKSLTVAGFILLLNSAAGACGNLVGGRLFDAIGSYRTLLIALSIATGSACLLAFQHSFYYYMFLLMGIGFGSGMMIPTIYALAGLLWPEGGRRPFNAIYVSLNVGVAIGTACIGIIAQNELTNVFRANAVMHVVLFIFVIFAFRGLEARREKAQVKETREKIPFRVHYRIHALILLSIAFVICWIGFTQWQANISVHTRNLGISLGSYSLFWTVNGLMIVCAQPLLALVIRKWLQKIKAQMIAGALLFILSFLVLTQAEQFAIFMVAMIILTFGEMFIWPAVPTVASRLAPKGREGFYQGLVNSVGMVGRMVGPVFGGFIVDVYSIYVLFYVLVGMLIVAIPFLIVYDKPLKRQMEQTSQAPDL
- a CDS encoding TIGR01212 family radical SAM protein (This family includes YhcC from E. coli K-12, an uncharacterized radical SAM protein.), with protein sequence MNSATDSIPSHFIDKRYYTWSAHLRDHFGTKVFKVPLDAGFDCPNRDGQVAHGGCTFCSVRGSGDFAGDRSDDLVTQFHTIKERMHKKWKTGKYIGYFQAYTNTYAPVETLRNYYEVILKQEGVVGLSIATRPDCLPDDVVEYLAELNQRTYLWVELGLQTVHERTANIINRAHDYECYKEGVAKLRKHGIRVCSHIINGLPLETPEMMLETAKEVAKLDVQGIKIHLLHLLKKTGMVKQYEKGLVDLMDIDEYVKLVADQLEVIPEDMIVHRLTGDGPPELLIGPMWSMNKWDVLNSIEKELKDRGTWQGSHYQAEASTK
- a CDS encoding class I SAM-dependent methyltransferase, with translation MKLKGILPFARILLEQALEPGDTAVDATAGNGHDSCYLAGLVGETGQVYSFDVQEQAIQATRERLSKQGLLERVYLHHTGHEQAVEHIETEHLSSLKAAIFNLGYLPGGDKQITTLANTTIEAITRLFEAMQAGGIIVLVIYHGHPEGAIEKDQVLEFVEQFPQDKAHVLRYGFINQKNAPPFIIAIEKR
- a CDS encoding carbonic anhydrase, which translates into the protein MSILDNILEFNKQFVEEKEYENYQTTKFPNKKIVILTCMDARLAELLPRSMNVGQGDAKIIRNAGAVISHPFGSIMRSILLAVYELQAEEVMIIGHHMCGMAGLESESFLKKAEERGVDLKTIDTLDYAGVDIKQFLTGFGNVEESVNHSVGIVENHPLMPKEVPVHGLVIHPETGKLELLKRGEAR
- a CDS encoding alpha/beta hydrolase, coding for MVHGAGEHHGRYEWLAKKWNEHGFDVIMGDLPGQGKTRGRRGHIQSFGQYLDAVEEWLDAAREKKLPILLLGHSMGGLISIRTVMERDNSLIYGVILSSPCLDLSHPLPKVKKAASKVLQHVAPTFSVNSGIRSDRATRNQEVVEAYLTDPLKVSKVSARWYQELEKTMRLTRRYPEKFPNIPLLVLQAGEDFLVDKQATQEWFNHLVLTHKSYKEWDGLYHEIFNEPERDEVFRHAVSFVNLMFP
- a CDS encoding gamma carbonic anhydrase family protein, translated to MIYSYQNKKPRISESAFIADYVTISGDVEIGDESSVWFQTVIRGDVSPTRIGKRVNIQDQSMLHQSPAYPLIIEDDVTVGHQAMLHSCTIREKALIGMGSIILDGAEIGEGAFIGAGSLVPQGKHIPANTLAYGRPAKVVRELTEEDRADMERIRSEYVEKGQYYKRLQSENNK